The sequence AAAGACAAAATCTATCGATGGACTAGACCTAATTAAGACTATAATTTTCTACATAGTTGATTGTAGCCAAAAAGATTAGAGTGATATTCATGTATTGACAACTTGACACCAAAGGTGTGTTCCTAGATTAGATCCAATATAACCGCTTATTAAAATCTCAAACCAATAGCCAACAAGACGGGACCAATGAGTCtgaaatgaaacaaaagttGGGCCTTGAAAACAGGTACATACCAGTCCAAAAATAATTTCAAGAGATTTGAAGCTCGTAccaccgttcagaacagaagaCCCAATTACATTATGAGGATGCAGAACGAACCACTTTTCACCAGACGTCATACCTCTCTTCCGGAAGCTCCCACTGCCAAAGACGAAGGTACATATATGGTGGAGGAAGCATGTTACCGGTTCAGGCGCCGTTGACTTGAATGACGTGCCAGAtctctaaaaaccaaaaaccaaaaaccaaatctGACGGCTCACTTCAGCCCTAAAAGCCAGCCCTTCCGCATCCATCACACTATGAGTCTTGTTGCTGCGCCATAAAATGCATGTTGCTGTCACCATCGACCTCACACAATTCTTCATATAAAATCTCGACAAGCATAAAAAACTTGCTTATGGACTAGGGTTAAGCAGATGGATAGAAAgaaaaatgagaaagaaaattATGGTTGGAGGAGGAAACCTCCGGCACCAACCAGAGCCAGAACGGAACTAGTTTTTTACTTTGCTTTTTGTCTACACAGAGcgacaaaaaaagagagaaatatCGTTCAAATAGAGAATATACAATTCTggctgattaaaaaaatattcaaaagagaaaaagagaaaattaaattgaaatatttttgttcATGAAGTTTTCATAATGATTGCCTTTACTTATTTCATTTATCAATAAAtatgtaataaaattatattaaatatttataatgatttatCATAGACTAacactttaaattttttggcttcattatataattaCAGGGATAAATAATTTcgttaaaattatatatgtgcTACGTCGCACCCTCAACCTACTATACCAATCTCAATCTGTAAGAGTGATTAGAATGGAATAATTGTTCTTTATTCCTTCATGATAGGTTGTTCACGACATGGACATATATTATCTTTCGACGAATTCTATTTCATTGGCAGACTAGTATCATTATTTAGTCTAAGCATAATCTCACATGAAGAAACATTCATGGCTTCATTTttcatttgttatatatatccATGCCATATGGACGGACTTATCATACAATTAATATCCGTATGTtgtcaataatatatattattaagtttCAACGAGAGCAATAATACATCGACAGTTCCAAAACAAACCATGCCTTTTCATGAATAGACTTCCTGTATTAGTGTTCCGAGAACCCGAACGAGTGTCCTTGAAACCCATAAGGCGACAATGGGCCCACCAAGTTCCATGCCCAATGCCGAGCGCAAGAGACGGTCCATGGCGAGCTCAAGAGACGGTCCATCAGGGCCGGCTCACTTTGAAAATGGGCCTGAGccgaaatatatattttgggaggatttatgtatagtattaaattttatggtttttttacaagttttcaaaattttaaggcTTTAACTAGTAAAAGAAATTTGTTAAAAGTAGAGTGGGTCCTGTGCAAATGCACTGTTGGCACTCCCTCTAAACCGTCAATGGGTCCATGCCGAGCTGATACTTTGAAACTACAATATAAAGGAGGTCGAAACATTTAATACTATCATATAGACATATGAACCTCATCAGAGATCACGTTTCCATTATGTTCCACTCTTAAGACCTTTAAAAGAGAGATCAAAGACTAGAGAAGAGGACACGGACACGAATCCGGCTTAGAAACCTCAGTGAAATGCCAGTCAAACCCGTAGAAACCTGATATTATGATACTTGAAACCCATATATTCGCTTTATCTGGTTTTTAATCTTCAACAAGAACTAGTCCAAACCATAGCTCATCTCAAATCACAAACCTTGATAGCCATGGAACCCCAAAACTAAAGAATATATCAAATTCTTTGCCATAAAAATAAGTGATGAGATCATCGGTTACATCGCACACTCCATTCGCGCCCTAGCTATATTTCTAAACAAATATTCAAGTATCATCTTATAAtcaataattataatttatataataagatagttAAAAATGCTCTTAGTGACACATAATTTTTAACTTGGTATTCTTATACCACATGGATATAGAGTTAGAATCAAACCATGATATCCTTTTAACCTTTTTAGATCGTCAACGGTACTGGAGCGAGACCATTGTTCTATTTCTTCACAAAACTGATGCacatttgccaaaaaaaaaaattcttgcaTACATATTTCTTTTATAACATCACGATTTCGTCCTTTAGTACCAGTACAACAAGTTTGTAGTTATCtagaaaatagtaatattaactGTACTATTATGTAGTTTGATAAAAGTGTATTAAAGTAATGTAATAGCGACTACATATATTTCTTCCCTTTTATGACAACAATTTTGGTTTGGAGATAGTTCGATCAAAGTAGAGCCAAAATGTATTCAGCTCAATTAAGCTCGAGATACTCTCCTCCGTTTtaaaatgttacatattttagattttttatacatgttaataaaacacattaattttcataatttttgtgattattttttCCCATAATTTTAAGTCAATAAAACTCTAATAAgtacaattaaatttttttaagtttgcaaTTAGAtaataaaacatgcattgaAAATCCAGAAAATAGatcattttgaaacaaattttttttctatataatatgtaactttatgaaACAGAAGGAGTATTTTGTTTCCATTTTGTTACCAAAAATTAAGCACATGCCATTAATTAATGCTTACAACGGAATTACTAAACCGTGTTGTGTTCAGTGAGATCGTATAACTTTACCTTGCTTTTTTCGATTCACATATAAGCCCGATATAGACAATAACACCGATTGAAgcttttattaatcaaattcGAACGAAACGTTTTACAAACGAAGGTAAGGTAGAACAATGAAGTAAAAGGGCAACGAACATGGCGATTACACACACAAACCCATTATTGCATGAGAACGTTACACTCATCATTTTATTCAATCGAAGAAAGTTACAAATACAAAAGAAATCACCAGTTTAAAAGCAAAAGACTACAGGCAACAAGTTCAACCTTTATTTTTTCGGTATGTCTTCAGATATCTCATACGTATTCAACTTACGGGCATTGGAAACTTGGTGGAGCAAATCTGCTACAAGCATTTAAAAGTACGCTGATATCGATGGGAAGGTGAACGTTGTTGCCAAGAACGTTAACGTCCAGCGCGGTACAGAGACAGACTGCAGCCTCAAGGTCAGCCAAGCCTGCAATGAGCGAGCAGCACGGCGGTACTGGTGGCGGTGGGTTTCCTAATGTTAAGTCAATTGCATTGAGCACATTAGTGCAAGCACCGATCTGAAGGGCATTTCTAGGACAAGTGCCTTGAGCAGTAGTGTAAGTGAAGAAGAGGaggttaaggaaaaggaagAGTGCAAGAGAGGTTCTTGGAGCCATTTGTTTGTGTACCAGAAAAATCTGAAACAAAATCTCAAGTAGTAGTGTGTTTATATTCTTTGAGAAGGGTGGAGATAAATTATGGCGTTTTAGTGGATATTTATAGAATTTTCTATAGGAGAGTCATAAAAAAGAATATTGTACAAAGACTAAACTACTACTATAAGTTTGTTAGCCACTACACTACACCCTGTCtccacgttttttttttttttttgacgttcAAAAGCTATTATATTATtcaagcttgaggtggtctgagtaaccagaccggaattgaacaaccaataaaatataaCTTCCTATGGAAagatctagcagtcttagctaaaataTCTGAAAACTGATTTCGCGCTCGTGGAACATAAGTGATGTTGAACTCCGGGAAGCAAATCTGAAGCGTCTCAATTTAATCAAGAGTATTATttacaatttataaattttgactgttttataattttaagtttGGAAATAAATAGTACAAACTTTATTTACAAAATCTACAAATTTTTAGGTGGAATAGGCAGGTTCAAAGATGATACAGACTAATATAAATAGCAGTGGGAGCCGTGACAAAATGAAAGGAGATAATCgttttgtttgttgtttaaCGTTCAAACATATTTTTGATGACATACGTAATTTCACAGGAGTTCatcatatatgattttattgCAGTGTATTAAAAGATACCCAAGATGAAAaaactgaatatatatatatatatttgaaactgTCTCTATTACTGCAATAagatttttatctttaaaaccCTTTGGCTAAGTTTATTTTGGGAAAAAATTTCCaaactatttatttaacaaaaaaaacttcaaactaactttatttaatgaatctaataggtcataattaccattactaccggtaaatttttagtttaggggtttctaTATTAGGGGTTTTACtgttaaaaatccaaaaaaatcaaaaaattaaaagttttataatgttatctaaaaattagtaacctacattttcaaaattagcacttttaatttttttttgtaaatatatgagtttgatAGGTTTCTAACATCAACATCATATATGTAtcaattaaaaatgtaaaaacccagaaaagataataaaaattatctaaagatttacctgtaataaaactattaaaaggttaaaaatgtataaaaatataataaaaattatgtcttatctaataaaaatgtaatagaGATTTACctgtaataaaattattaaaaggttaaaaatataaaaaaaaacaagaaaatataatagaaattatatcttatctaataaaaatgtaataataaaatctttagataaattttattatatttttttttctttttcgattTTTAATGGTCTCAACTATGTTTCTTTAATGTAGAAACTCCCAAACTAAAGATTTGCCAGTAGTAATGGTAATTATGACCTGATAAggtttaattcattaattaaaGTTAGTTTGGAGGTTTATCTAGGAGCTCAGACAGAACTTGCATACATATCACAGTTAGTTGaagggttttaacgttaaaaatgCTACTCAATACCACGGTTTACAAATTTACATTCCATAGAATTTTAGAAAGCTAAGTAAATTCTATTtatgggaaaattgttttttaggCCAAAAATTGATAACTATGTCCTATTAGGCTAATCTCATATACTTTATGTCCTATTAGtctaaataatttcaaaatgGCAATATTGCCcttaatttcaattaaaaatttgaaattacaattaataaaacaattattaaatattaaaatataatatttaactaaaataattttaaaaattattaaaaatcccCAAAAAAAGCCTAAAGTTCGAATTCTTTTTCTCAAAGGGGTCGATCGATCCTGTAAGAAACCGTTCGATCTGAATCGGTTGTTCTTGAGAAATATATCTAGAACAACAAAAATATGCGGAGCATATGCTGATCGACAAAGCCCAGGTCAGCCGATCGCAAAAGCTCGATCCCACTTCGATCGGTCGCATCTTcaggatcgatcgatcccgtgcCCATGTAAGTCTTCCAAATCGATTTCCTAGTTTTCATCGGTTAAATCCGGTTTGATTCCCACTTGATTTGAACCGAACAAACACGAGCTGAACTCTTAAACCTCAATTTCTAATCAATCAAACTCATTTTCCTCTTCTCCTTGAAGAACAAAGGGGAGAAGAAGATCGCGTGAGAAGAAGTTTCCAAATcgatgttttagtttttttttttaatttaaaatttaattttattaatcacgattttcttttttcttttaataaaatcgatttaataaatataagaaAACTGAATATGTCCAAATATTCTCTTCCCATATTTTTGGAACTGATTATCATTATCCGTAGAATTTGTATTCTACTATATGTAGAACGAAGTAAACATGTTTGAAATCGATTTCTacttgttttagatttatagcaATGTGTAGATTCTGATTTCTAcaggttttagatttatagtaatgtgtagattcCAGATTCTACAGATTTTAGAGCGATAGGTTAAGCATGGAATGTGTTTTCCAAACTTTTTTAGATTACtattatttacgtagatcatgtATTCTAAACATATTATATTCAATGAAAAAGTAGATTACATTTTCTACTGTGTAAAATGTCAATTCTACTTTTTGTAgaacaaaatatgaaattatgatttatacatttttaaaactaaaaaaaataccaATAAATTGAAATAGGTAATTTCATCAGTAGTtactattttttgaattttttttgtttgtaaaactatttatttgatttattttggaaaatactaAATGATATTAGAGGAAAAAAATGGTACAAATATTTTTAGCCTAATaggacatagttatcattttttggcCTAAAAAACAATTTCCCTATTTATATCTTTGCATTTTGCATTTTTATtctcataaaattataaaatactaaatctTTACGAACATATTTCCTACTCtcatcaattattttaatatcataTTAGGATTTTATTTCTGATATTGTAGCTTCTGCAGATTGATCAATATAAAAACTATCTGAAAATCTGTACTGCAAGTAAAACCATCTGTCATGGTattgtatgttgtaaattttaTTCGAAGAgaagctatttttttttttgaaagaattttaaatttattcactTCAAAAACCTTTGTACAAGCTAATGCTATTTTTTATCTACAAAAGGGACAaagtttttggattttagaATGGAATTTGAAAGAAACCGAAGTTTATCTCCTCCCAAACCAGATTGCCATGGCCTTCTCGTGCTTACTCCCCACTGTTCTTCTCAAAGATGATATTCTGTTCCGAACCAACTTGTCCAGATAGAGAATTATCAGATTAGGGGGCTTTGGAGGCTCCGCAACTCGAAGAGCATTCCTCTCAAACCATATAGCATAGGCCACTGCTTGAAACGAGTATCTGAACAAAAAGCTCAAGGTTCTCCCATGCAGCCCTGTCGCCAGCTTTTGAATCAGAAGAGTCCATTGATTCGAACAGCCAGGACCGGCCAAGTCTTTTGTGGTTCCTCTCCAGACTTCCGCAGAATAGGAACACTCAAAGAACAAGTGGTCTCTAGTTTCTACAGACGAGTTACATAGCCAGCAAGAAGAAACAGCTTGAGGGTTCCACCTGAGGATCCGGTCTCCGGTCGACAATCTGTTATGCATTGCAAACCATGTAATGAAAGAGTACTTAGGAGTAGCTTCAGGACACCAAACTCCTCTATGCCATGGAATCTTTGGTGACTGAGATCGAGTGAGGTGCCATGTCTGAGAAGTGGAGAAAACCGGATGAAAATCACCATTCTCCCTCTTCCAAAGACAAATATCGTCCTCCTGGACAAGGCCGGGGCGACGTAGTCCCATAATTTCCTGCTCAATTTGCATCAAGACAGAGGTTCTGTGTTTTCTACATGGATAAGCCTTAACAGCCCTTTCCACTGTGGCGTTTATCGGGATACCGAGATCAATGCAACCTCTTTCTCCTGTTAGATCAAGTAGCTTACCCAAGGAAGACCAGTGATCATTCCAGAATGATGTCACTGAACCATTTCGGATGTTAACTTTTGTAAGTTGCGAGGCTAAGGGTTGAAGCTTTAGAATTTTCTTCCACATCCAAGAACCTAAAGAGCTTGTGTCTTTCACACTCCAGAAAGAACCTTTTCTGATAAGATACTTGTGAATCCATTGACCCCCCAAAGCAGTCCTAGCAGAGAGAATGCACCATATCAATTTTAAACAGGAGACTTTGTTAGCTTCCTCCAGAGATCTCAGCCCTAACCCTCCTTCATCCTTTGGTGTGCAAACATCTGACCAAGCTATCTTAGCTTTCTGAGTGGACATAACATGACCTCACCAGAGGAAGGCTGACGAGATGCTGTTGATTTCCTGAATACACTGGTTTGGAAGCCTGAAAGCTGACCTCCAAAAGTTTGTCAAGCTATCTATTACCGAGACAATCAGCTGCAGTCTACCAGAAAAAGAAAGGTGTCGAGCTGTCCAGGAGCTGATCTTCGATCTTATTCTCGAAAGCAGGGGAGCATAATCATTTAGTGacattttttttacatcaatgGAAGGCATAGATATCTGACCGGGAGAGAACCTGTTTCAAATGGGAACTGATCCAGGATTGCGATGCTATCATCCTGAGTAACACCCGCCATGTAGAGAGTAGACTTCTCTAGGCTGATATTCAGAGCAGAAACTGTCGCGTAATCTTGAAATACTTTCAGGATGCCTTAAATAGAGCTTTCTTTCTGTCTGAGAAAACTAGAACACCATCAGCGAAACAGAGGTGAGTGAGGCTCAGGTCTTGACAGTATGGATGGAAGCCAATACGCTTCTCTTTTGCGGCTTTATCTAGGAGCTCAGACAGCACTTGCATACATATCACAAATAGATATGGCGAGAGAGAGAGCAGTTGACGAAGTCCCCTCTTGCTATTAAACTACCATGGTAACTCCACATTAATTTGAACGGAGAAGGAGGCCAGCTCTATGCATTTCTTGATCCATATGATGAATTTCTCTGGATGGTTCATTGCTGAAAGAACAGAGAGCAGAAAGGGCCACTATACTGAGTCAAAAGCCTTCgaaatatctattttaaccGCACATCGTGCAGAGACAGTGTCCTTGTGATAGTTTTAAACAAGCTCAAATGCCAATAGAATATTTTCCATAAGCAGCCTATCCTTGACAAATGCCGATTTGTTCGAAGATATGAATGAAGGGAGCAACCTTTTCAAACGATTAGCCAAGATTTTTGAAATAACCTTGTAGATCACGTTGCAGCAGGAGATGGGTTTGTAGTCTTTCATTGAAATGGCTTCAACTTTCTTGGGGATAAGCGCCAATATTGTTGAGTTGATCCCTTTTGGGAGAAACCCTTTATCAAAGAAAGACTTCACTGCAATAACAAAGTCCCCACCGGTGATAGCCCAAATAGCTTTGAAGAACTCACTGGTGTAACCATCTGGGCCGGTAGACTTGTCTGCTGCCATTCCAAAGAGAACCCTCCTTATCTCTTCCCCTGGAACCTCACCAATTAGCATGTTCTTGTCTTCCTCCGCACAATCATAATTCAGAAGAGTTTTTAGCTCATCCAATCTTACACCTCTGTAATCATGGGGTGTGTGAGATTGGAAATTGGTGAAATGCTCCATTGCTTcctttttaatatctttttttatttgctaTTGAGCCATCAGCTCTTTTAATGTCTCTGATAGAATTTTGAACCTCTCTGATTGTTGCAGCCTTATGAAAGTTTTTATTGTTACCATCTCAAACTCCTAACCAATGAATCTTAGCTTTTTGACTCAGAACTTTCTCCTCCAATCTCGAGAGGAAAGACCATCTGTTCAGAAATACGGACTCAGCCTCCATATTAAGCTGGGTAGGATCTTGCATCGTCTTGGTCTGGCGTTCACAGAGCTTTGAGAAGACctcctttgtatttttttatatatctccTACTTTCTCTTTACCAGTTTCTTAATCGCAGGCTTTAGagcctttaatattttttgaaagctTGAAAAGAGCAGAAGTAGAGTTGAACAAAGGCTAAGTCTCCGACCAGAATTCGTTAACCATCGGTAGAAACTCAGGCATGTCCGCAACTGTATTGATAAACTTG comes from Brassica rapa cultivar Chiifu-401-42 chromosome A02, CAAS_Brap_v3.01, whole genome shotgun sequence and encodes:
- the LOC103868143 gene encoding putative lipid-binding protein AIR1 translates to MAPRTSLALFLFLNLLFFTYTTAQGTCPRNALQIGACTNVLNAIDLTLGNPPPPVPPCCSLIAGLADLEAAVCLCTALDVNVLGNNVHLPIDISVLLNACSRFAPPSFQCP